One genomic window of Prosthecobacter algae includes the following:
- a CDS encoding glycosyltransferase, whose product MPDTPPDSFSFPRLTVGGKWLREGAEKWRMRGVSYGPFRPNSRGEPFPEDTPLRADLTHIAQLGFNTVRLYELPSPAVIQAATALGLRLLVGIPWTDHVDFLRSKAQQEEIRQTVVGAVSRLKDEPCVAGFVIGNEIEKTLVRWMGPSRVRDFLDDLIETARAVAPHQLFSYANYPSTEYLIPAQADFLAVNLYLEKPEALAAYLQRLQNLAGDKPLVITEFGLDVAAHGEEAQAQTWAWFQAICQQAAVAGTVWFSYTDEWFRGGEAITQWRFGLVDSVRQERPVCDRLKVEAPAHSLHPQPRISVIVCTYNGIATLRGCLESLARLRYPDFEVLVIDDGSTKDIAGIAQDFPEIRYVRQEHAGLSVARNLGASLATGEILAYTDDDCFVDEDWLTHLSLGFENPQWTAAGGPNIPPPPRNRTEAVVAAAPGAPAHVLLTDIEAEHLPGCNLAIRKSALEAIGGFRPQYRVAGDDVDVCWRLREAGGKLHFIPGAMVWHHRRYTVSAYLRQQRGYGRAEALLMKDHPERFGPLGGARWFGGIYGDRATALHLGEGSIFHGPMGEGLFQGIYRQGPRGWLDLMGGMLWVALVLLALLLRAPLSAAVIFSLSLVLAAYRLRNQTRAPFSLNLVESCLLLGLCWLQPVLREWERLRGMARLKAWPAGRKSTHQRPTPARPRKTGFRTGEWSFWGETGQARTAFLEKLQALLTEQKYSQRTDDGWRLFDIELDPQRCVSCAVVSVVEYHSRQRELLKVRSLIRIRYSVLALYAGVILLLIAGHWAAWPWYALARNGLMMACLYTMWLVYDFKARFKKLVLQAAEQAGLKELPEA is encoded by the coding sequence ATGCCCGACACCCCGCCAGATTCATTCTCCTTTCCCCGCCTCACGGTGGGTGGGAAATGGCTGCGCGAAGGTGCAGAAAAATGGCGGATGCGTGGTGTGAGTTACGGCCCCTTCCGGCCCAACTCACGCGGAGAACCTTTCCCCGAAGACACACCCTTGAGAGCGGATCTAACGCACATCGCTCAACTGGGATTCAATACCGTGCGGCTGTATGAACTGCCGTCCCCAGCGGTGATCCAGGCCGCGACAGCCTTGGGCCTGCGGTTGTTGGTGGGCATCCCCTGGACAGACCATGTGGATTTCCTCCGCAGCAAGGCGCAGCAAGAAGAAATCCGGCAGACTGTGGTCGGGGCAGTCTCACGCCTGAAGGACGAACCCTGCGTAGCAGGTTTCGTGATCGGCAATGAAATCGAGAAAACGCTGGTGCGCTGGATGGGGCCGAGCCGGGTGCGTGATTTCCTGGATGACTTGATTGAAACGGCGCGTGCTGTGGCTCCGCATCAGCTCTTCAGCTATGCCAACTATCCCAGCACGGAATACCTAATCCCCGCCCAGGCTGATTTCTTGGCGGTGAATCTCTACCTGGAGAAGCCCGAGGCCCTGGCCGCCTATCTGCAACGCCTACAAAATCTGGCGGGGGACAAACCTCTGGTCATCACCGAATTCGGCCTGGATGTGGCGGCCCATGGCGAGGAAGCACAGGCGCAGACTTGGGCCTGGTTTCAGGCCATCTGCCAGCAGGCTGCTGTAGCAGGCACGGTCTGGTTCAGCTACACCGACGAATGGTTCCGTGGCGGCGAAGCCATCACGCAGTGGCGCTTTGGTTTGGTGGATTCTGTTAGGCAGGAAAGACCCGTCTGCGACCGTTTAAAGGTGGAGGCTCCAGCACACTCGCTGCATCCCCAGCCACGCATTTCGGTGATCGTCTGCACTTACAATGGCATCGCCACGCTGAGAGGTTGCCTGGAGTCCCTGGCAAGGCTGCGATATCCAGATTTTGAAGTGCTTGTGATTGATGACGGCTCCACGAAGGACATCGCCGGCATTGCCCAAGATTTCCCTGAGATCCGTTATGTGCGGCAGGAGCATGCAGGTCTCAGCGTGGCGCGCAATCTGGGGGCCTCTTTAGCCACGGGAGAGATCCTGGCCTACACGGATGATGACTGCTTTGTGGATGAGGACTGGTTAACACACCTTTCGTTAGGCTTTGAAAATCCGCAATGGACGGCTGCGGGAGGACCGAACATCCCTCCCCCGCCGCGAAACCGCACCGAGGCCGTTGTCGCCGCTGCCCCTGGAGCACCCGCGCATGTGCTGCTGACCGACATCGAGGCAGAGCACCTGCCTGGCTGCAATCTCGCCATTCGCAAAAGCGCCCTGGAGGCCATCGGCGGATTTCGGCCACAATACCGCGTGGCGGGAGATGATGTGGATGTGTGCTGGCGGCTGCGCGAGGCTGGGGGCAAATTGCACTTCATCCCGGGAGCGATGGTGTGGCATCACCGCCGCTACACCGTGAGCGCCTATCTCCGCCAGCAGCGCGGTTATGGGCGGGCGGAGGCCCTGCTGATGAAGGACCACCCGGAGCGGTTCGGGCCGCTGGGCGGAGCCCGCTGGTTCGGTGGCATCTATGGAGATCGCGCCACCGCCCTTCATCTGGGTGAAGGCAGCATCTTTCACGGCCCCATGGGGGAAGGGCTCTTTCAGGGCATCTATCGGCAAGGGCCACGTGGCTGGTTAGACTTGATGGGCGGGATGCTCTGGGTGGCTCTGGTCTTGCTCGCCCTTTTACTGCGAGCCCCCCTCTCCGCAGCCGTCATCTTCAGCCTATCCCTGGTACTGGCAGCCTACCGGCTGAGGAATCAGACCCGCGCACCGTTTTCCCTAAATCTGGTTGAGTCATGCCTTTTGTTAGGCCTGTGCTGGCTGCAACCGGTGCTGCGGGAATGGGAACGCCTGCGGGGCATGGCCCGCCTGAAGGCCTGGCCAGCAGGACGAAAGTCGACGCACCAGCGCCCCACACCGGCGAGGCCACGAAAAACAGGGTTTCGCACCGGAGAATGGAGCTTCTGGGGTGAAACCGGCCAGGCACGCACGGCCTTTCTGGAGAAGCTGCAGGCTCTTTTGACCGAGCAAAAATACAGCCAGCGCACCGATGATGGCTGGCGGCTTTTTGATATCGAGCTGGATCCGCAAAGGTGCGTTTCCTGCGCCGTAGTGTCTGTGGTGGAGTATCACTCCAGGCAGCGGGAACTGCTGAAGGTGCGTTCACTGATTCGCATTCGTTATTCAGTCCTGGCCCTCTACGCGGGCGTCATTTTACTATTGATCGCGGGCCACTGGGCAGCATGGCCCTGGTATGCCTTAGCACGGAATGGCCTGATGATGGCCTGTCTTTATACGATGTGGCTCGTTTATGACTTTAAAGCGCGGTTTAAAAAACTCGTCTTGCAGGCGGCTGAGCAAGCAGGCCTCAAAGAACTGCCTGAGGCCTGA
- a CDS encoding glycerol-3-phosphate dehydrogenase/oxidase: MNRLASLTELSSRSEPFDVVIVGGGASGLGAAVDAAVRGHSVLLVEQSDFAKGTSSRSTKLVHGGVRYLKQGNVSLVLEALRERGLMCRNAPHLVHSLPFVIPNYHWWEGPFYGIGMKVYDGLAGKLGLEPSRYLNREDVIELLPNIEQQDLTGGIIYHDGQFDDSRLAINLAQTAAEQGAVVLNYVRCAGLIKEGPHVAGVKLRDEETGEEAEVRAKVVINATGVFADEVRRMDDPQAKTMLSPSQGIHFVLPREFLPGDTAIMIPKTDDGRVLFAVPWHGRVVVGTTDTPVENASLEPRALEAEIEFIFTQITRYLTRDPTRADVLSVYAGLRPLIKSDASSTAALSRDHLISISDSGLITLAGGKWTTYRKMAEDVIDHAEMIGALDHRYCATHELKIHGADVTEAETSHLHYYGSDAPGIRALILNDPTLGEVIHPKLEFLKAEVIWHVRHEMARTVEDVLSRRTRALLLDARSSLEAAPVVASLMAKELGRDASWEQAQVSNYETLAKGYLLPISGGGR; encoded by the coding sequence ATGAACCGTCTTGCCTCACTCACTGAGCTTTCTTCCCGGTCGGAACCTTTTGATGTCGTCATCGTGGGCGGAGGTGCCTCGGGCCTCGGAGCGGCCGTGGATGCCGCGGTGCGTGGCCACTCCGTATTGTTGGTGGAGCAGTCCGACTTTGCTAAAGGCACCTCCAGCCGCAGCACCAAACTGGTGCACGGCGGGGTGCGCTACCTGAAACAGGGCAATGTCTCCCTGGTACTGGAGGCCCTGCGCGAGCGCGGCCTGATGTGCCGGAATGCGCCACACCTCGTGCACAGCCTGCCCTTTGTGATCCCCAACTACCACTGGTGGGAAGGGCCTTTTTACGGCATCGGCATGAAGGTGTATGATGGACTGGCGGGCAAGCTGGGGCTGGAACCTTCCCGCTACCTGAATCGTGAGGATGTCATCGAGTTGCTGCCTAACATTGAGCAGCAGGACCTCACGGGTGGCATCATTTATCATGACGGCCAGTTTGATGACTCGCGACTGGCGATCAATCTAGCCCAGACGGCGGCTGAACAGGGTGCCGTGGTGCTGAACTACGTGCGCTGTGCAGGCCTGATCAAAGAAGGCCCTCATGTGGCAGGTGTGAAGCTGCGTGATGAGGAAACCGGGGAAGAAGCTGAAGTGCGAGCCAAGGTGGTGATCAATGCCACCGGCGTCTTTGCCGATGAAGTTCGCCGCATGGATGACCCGCAGGCGAAGACCATGCTGAGCCCCAGCCAGGGCATTCACTTTGTGCTGCCACGCGAGTTTCTGCCGGGCGATACCGCTATCATGATCCCGAAGACGGATGACGGGCGTGTGCTTTTCGCGGTGCCATGGCATGGTCGTGTGGTGGTGGGCACCACCGACACCCCTGTCGAGAATGCCTCCCTGGAACCGCGGGCGCTGGAGGCGGAGATCGAGTTCATCTTCACCCAGATCACCCGCTACCTCACCCGTGATCCCACACGGGCAGATGTGCTGAGTGTGTATGCTGGCCTGCGCCCGCTGATCAAATCGGACGCCAGTTCCACGGCCGCGCTCTCACGGGACCACCTCATCTCCATCTCCGATTCCGGGCTCATCACCCTCGCTGGTGGCAAGTGGACCACGTATCGTAAGATGGCCGAGGATGTGATTGATCACGCGGAGATGATCGGTGCGCTGGACCATCGCTACTGCGCCACGCATGAATTGAAAATCCATGGGGCCGACGTCACCGAGGCGGAAACCAGCCACCTGCACTACTACGGCAGTGATGCACCCGGCATCCGTGCCTTGATTCTGAATGATCCCACCCTGGGGGAAGTCATCCATCCAAAACTGGAGTTCCTCAAAGCCGAGGTCATCTGGCATGTGCGGCATGAGATGGCGCGCACGGTGGAAGATGTACTGTCACGCCGTACCCGCGCCCTGCTGCTGGATGCCCGGTCCAGCCTGGAGGCCGCCCCGGTTGTCGCGAGCCTGATGGCCAAGGAACTGGGCCGCGATGCAAGCTGGGAACAGGCCCAGGTCAGCAACTATGAGACGCTGGCGAAAGGCTACCTGCTGCCCATCTCCGGGGGTGGGCGGTGA
- a CDS encoding PQQ-like beta-propeller repeat protein, translating into MNRPTLTFVSGSLLAASSLSAQTPAEWGKFRGPNNDGTAPAAKVANWKDATIKTVWKTETPTGFSSFAVAGAKAFTIVTGETDGNTGEVLVALDVLSGKEVWRKPLTVIGKYDGGGDAGAPDNKGGDGPRSTPVVDGGKVYAIDANLGVFCFEAATGKPVWSHDVMKKNAGVQIKWQNAASPVIDGDILMMCGGGEGQALLGLNKDTGKIVWKGENDKMTHATPVIADIHGVHQAIFFTQVGLVGVNPADGKVLWRGDFPFKISTAASPVVYEDIVYCSAGYGVGAGAFKISKSGSGLSAEQIWRRENECFNHWSTPVVKDGYLYGMFSFKEYGAGPLACVDIKTGKDVWKEAGFGPGQVILSGDKVIALSDKGEIVVVEANPEKYVELKRNDVLEGKVWSYPVLAYNRLFARSTQEGVCLEIQ; encoded by the coding sequence ATGAATCGCCCCACCCTCACCTTCGTCAGTGGTTCGCTCCTCGCGGCGTCCAGCCTTTCCGCCCAGACCCCTGCAGAATGGGGCAAATTCCGCGGCCCGAACAATGACGGCACCGCGCCGGCCGCCAAGGTCGCCAACTGGAAAGATGCCACCATCAAGACGGTGTGGAAGACGGAGACCCCGACCGGCTTCAGCTCCTTTGCCGTGGCAGGGGCCAAGGCCTTCACCATCGTCACGGGCGAAACGGATGGCAACACGGGCGAGGTGCTGGTGGCCCTGGATGTGCTCTCCGGCAAAGAAGTCTGGAGAAAACCCCTGACTGTCATCGGCAAGTACGATGGCGGCGGTGATGCTGGTGCCCCAGATAACAAAGGTGGCGATGGCCCACGTTCCACCCCGGTGGTGGATGGGGGCAAGGTGTATGCGATTGATGCCAACCTGGGCGTATTTTGCTTTGAAGCGGCGACCGGCAAACCAGTGTGGAGCCACGACGTGATGAAGAAGAACGCTGGCGTGCAGATCAAGTGGCAGAATGCCGCCTCTCCCGTCATTGATGGCGACATCCTCATGATGTGCGGCGGTGGCGAGGGCCAGGCACTGCTGGGTCTGAACAAGGACACGGGCAAAATCGTGTGGAAAGGCGAGAACGACAAAATGACCCACGCCACTCCGGTGATCGCCGACATCCATGGCGTGCACCAGGCCATCTTCTTTACGCAGGTGGGTCTCGTGGGCGTGAACCCTGCCGATGGCAAGGTGCTGTGGCGCGGGGACTTCCCTTTCAAGATCTCCACGGCCGCCAGTCCGGTGGTTTATGAAGACATCGTCTATTGCTCCGCCGGTTATGGGGTGGGTGCAGGTGCCTTCAAGATTAGCAAAAGCGGCAGCGGCCTGAGCGCTGAGCAGATCTGGCGCCGTGAGAACGAGTGCTTCAACCACTGGAGCACTCCAGTGGTGAAGGACGGCTACCTCTACGGCATGTTCAGCTTCAAGGAATACGGTGCGGGCCCGCTGGCCTGTGTGGATATCAAGACGGGCAAGGACGTGTGGAAGGAAGCCGGATTCGGCCCTGGTCAGGTGATCCTCTCGGGCGACAAGGTGATCGCCCTCAGCGACAAGGGCGAGATCGTCGTCGTCGAGGCCAACCCCGAAAAATACGTGGAGCTGAAGCGCAATGATGTGCTGGAAGGCAAGGTGTGGAGCTACCCAGTGCTGGCCTACAACCGCCTGTTTGCCCGCAGCACGCAGGAAGGCGTGTGTCTGGAGATCCAGTAA
- a CDS encoding alpha/beta hydrolase translates to MIYYPRGYDEGYRQLLTSHRGVALPYETGQGRQVANYIPARNGDPSPKKIWVCFGGNGTVAFDWLYYHDAWDPEFAYLLVDYPGYGDCKGTPSPQRIRESSKAAVQALTSHLRLSPEEMQPRLHVLAHSIGCAAGLMAADDLHIQKLLLISPFTTLTEMGKRVIGWPLCYVNMHRFDNRRHLAHVVNRGAKVVIFHGTADNVIPVEMSRELAGAHPGKVTLHEKEGWDHNEIIQGLSREIGSTMKNL, encoded by the coding sequence ATGATCTACTATCCGCGGGGTTACGATGAAGGGTATCGGCAGTTGCTGACCAGCCATCGCGGAGTCGCTTTGCCGTATGAAACGGGCCAGGGCCGCCAGGTGGCGAATTACATCCCTGCCCGGAACGGGGATCCATCTCCCAAAAAAATCTGGGTTTGCTTTGGCGGCAATGGCACGGTCGCTTTTGATTGGCTCTACTACCACGATGCCTGGGATCCGGAGTTTGCCTACCTGCTGGTGGACTATCCTGGCTATGGTGACTGCAAAGGCACGCCCAGTCCCCAACGCATCCGCGAAAGCTCCAAGGCCGCTGTTCAGGCCCTCACCTCACATCTCCGGCTGAGCCCTGAAGAAATGCAGCCCCGCCTGCACGTCCTGGCCCATTCCATCGGCTGCGCGGCAGGTCTGATGGCGGCAGACGACCTCCACATTCAAAAATTGCTCCTCATCTCCCCCTTCACCACGCTGACCGAGATGGGCAAACGCGTCATCGGCTGGCCCCTCTGCTACGTGAACATGCACCGCTTTGACAATCGAAGGCACCTCGCCCACGTGGTGAACCGAGGGGCCAAAGTCGTCATCTTCCATGGCACAGCGGACAACGTGATCCCTGTCGAGATGAGCCGTGAACTCGCGGGAGCGCATCCCGGCAAAGTCACCCTGCATGAAAAGGAAGGCTGGGATCACAATGAGATCATCCAGGGGCTGTCCAGGGAGATCGGCAGCACCATGAAGAACTTGTAA
- a CDS encoding type II secretion system F family protein: MKSAEKTVLYRELAKLTQADFHLDRSLALLLSQKCSPERRSYLEGMQRGLTEGLSLAEAIRQHNQKLVSGLELGLIEAGESSGRLSAAFTHLARYYAAAEAAARQMRSAMIYPMVLLHMAIVLPEIPTAFVATEGPGFLSRVLVWFVVLWPGLAGIWLLWRWLEKKAVDSAALDRWLGRVPWIGQARNHWALARFCQVFHAGLLAALRMSAICRLAGEASQSGQLRQGASSAAARIEAEGEPLALSLAESGTFDPQFVNALATAEEVGKLDEEMTRWAAAETVEAAQAMERASQWLPKIGYGLVVMFVVYRIISMVQGYYGGVLRQLDGL, translated from the coding sequence ATGAAATCTGCGGAAAAGACCGTGCTGTATCGCGAGCTGGCCAAGCTGACGCAGGCGGACTTTCACCTCGACCGCTCACTGGCGCTGCTGCTGTCCCAGAAGTGCAGCCCGGAGCGGCGCAGCTATCTGGAAGGCATGCAGCGGGGCCTGACGGAGGGTCTGAGCCTCGCCGAAGCCATCCGCCAACATAACCAAAAGCTCGTCAGCGGCCTGGAACTGGGCCTTATCGAGGCGGGCGAAAGCAGCGGCAGGCTGAGTGCCGCCTTTACCCATCTGGCCCGCTATTATGCAGCCGCCGAAGCCGCAGCAAGGCAGATGCGCAGCGCCATGATTTACCCCATGGTGCTCCTGCACATGGCCATCGTGCTGCCAGAGATCCCCACAGCCTTTGTCGCCACCGAAGGTCCGGGCTTTCTGTCACGGGTGCTGGTGTGGTTCGTGGTGCTGTGGCCGGGACTGGCTGGCATCTGGCTGCTTTGGCGGTGGCTCGAAAAAAAGGCGGTGGACTCCGCTGCATTGGATCGGTGGCTGGGCCGAGTCCCCTGGATCGGCCAGGCCCGAAATCACTGGGCACTGGCGCGTTTTTGCCAGGTCTTTCACGCCGGACTGCTGGCGGCGTTACGCATGTCCGCCATCTGCCGTCTGGCTGGGGAGGCCTCGCAGTCTGGCCAGCTCAGGCAGGGAGCCTCCAGTGCTGCGGCCCGGATCGAGGCCGAAGGCGAACCGCTGGCCCTATCCTTGGCGGAGTCGGGCACCTTCGATCCGCAGTTTGTCAATGCCCTCGCCACGGCGGAGGAGGTGGGCAAGCTGGATGAGGAAATGACCCGCTGGGCGGCAGCGGAAACGGTGGAGGCCGCCCAGGCCATGGAGCGCGCCTCCCAATGGCTGCCCAAGATCGGTTATGGCCTGGTGGTGATGTTTGTGGTCTATCGCATCATTTCGATGGTGCAGGGCTATTATGGCGGGGTGCTCCGCCAGTTGGACGGACTGTGA
- a CDS encoding glycosyltransferase family 4 protein: MSRLRILILVENLPVPLDRRVWQEACALRDAGHEVTVICPQMRGYTEPEEVLDGIRIYRHWISDEARGIRGFIYEYATALWGEFGCALKAWRRGGFDVIHLCNPPDLLFLVALPFKLLAGVKVIYDVHDLWPEMFEAKFGRRGLLYRAVRLAERCTLALADAVMATNESVLSTVKKRGCKKDEEVFIVRTAPNKLPTDVPADPKLKNGRRFLVGYIGVMGNADGVHYLIEAARHIVNLRGRQEVQFVLMGSGPEHAELVKLRDDLELQDCVAMPGRVSNEYLFTALKTMDLGVACDPINNYNDHCTMNKTLEYMAFGKAQVMFGTREGRYSAGKAALYVMENSAARLGDAILELLDQAPRRAEMGQIGQNRLAHELSWERSVVQLLRTYEHAMGGRSPV; the protein is encoded by the coding sequence ATGTCCCGACTGCGCATCCTGATCCTAGTCGAAAACCTGCCCGTGCCGCTGGACCGGCGTGTCTGGCAAGAAGCCTGCGCCCTGAGAGACGCGGGCCATGAGGTGACCGTCATCTGCCCGCAGATGCGCGGTTACACAGAACCCGAAGAGGTGCTGGATGGCATCCGGATTTACCGGCATTGGATCAGTGACGAGGCACGCGGCATCCGGGGCTTCATTTACGAATACGCCACGGCACTGTGGGGCGAATTTGGCTGCGCGCTGAAAGCCTGGCGGCGTGGCGGGTTCGATGTAATCCACCTGTGCAACCCACCGGACCTGTTGTTCCTGGTGGCGCTGCCTTTCAAGTTGCTGGCCGGGGTCAAAGTGATCTACGATGTCCACGACCTGTGGCCGGAAATGTTTGAAGCCAAGTTTGGCCGGCGTGGCCTTCTCTATCGCGCCGTCCGCCTGGCGGAGCGCTGCACCCTGGCCCTGGCCGATGCGGTGATGGCGACGAACGAGAGCGTGCTCTCCACCGTGAAAAAACGCGGGTGTAAAAAAGACGAGGAGGTCTTCATCGTGCGCACGGCCCCGAACAAGCTGCCCACCGATGTGCCGGCCGACCCAAAGCTGAAGAACGGACGGCGTTTTCTCGTGGGCTACATCGGTGTCATGGGCAATGCGGACGGTGTGCATTACCTCATCGAGGCCGCCCGCCACATCGTGAATCTGCGCGGGCGCCAGGAGGTGCAGTTCGTTCTCATGGGCAGCGGGCCGGAGCATGCGGAATTGGTGAAACTGCGCGATGACCTGGAACTGCAGGACTGCGTGGCCATGCCGGGCAGGGTCTCCAATGAATACCTTTTTACCGCGCTGAAAACGATGGACCTGGGCGTGGCCTGCGACCCGATCAACAACTACAACGATCACTGCACGATGAACAAGACGCTGGAGTACATGGCCTTTGGCAAAGCCCAGGTCATGTTCGGCACCCGGGAGGGCCGCTACTCCGCAGGCAAAGCTGCTTTGTATGTCATGGAAAACTCAGCCGCTAGGCTGGGCGACGCCATTTTGGAACTGCTGGATCAAGCGCCACGGCGGGCTGAGATGGGCCAGATCGGCCAAAACCGGCTGGCCCATGAACTGAGCTGGGAACGCAGCGTGGTACAACTTCTGCGCACCTATGAGCACGCCATGGGGGGGCGCAGCCCGGTTTAA